TGATCCTGCAACCTGCCAATATATATACTAAACTGAATATGATGCTTATTTAGCAAAGAGAATCGTGAAAGCTATAAAATGGTCCTACTAATTTCTGCTCACTTTTGTCCATGCATGTGAGTGTGCACATGAGGCTTTTATTTAAGCATCTTCAAGTGCACTATCATGATAAGCGTTTTCAATTTTCTTTTGAATGTCAGGAGCGTCCAGATAACTGGCGGGAGAATGCTGGTCCAGCTCAAAAGACATTTGCGAGAGCTGCAATTGCCATTTCAAAGTTTGAGCCTGTCACAATATGTGCAAGTGCCAAGCAGGTATCAGATTGCCTCACATCTGCCTCCTTTCAAATGTATTGTAGAATGCTTCATTATCATACATGGAGTATTCAGTTTCACATTTTTGTCTCTGGCAGTACCCCAATGTCCACAAGCTGATGGAACATCAGACGAACATCAGGGTGGTTGAGATGAGCATGAATGATTCCTGGTTCCGTGATATGGGCCCCACGGTGCGTGACTTAAATCTTTGCCTTCTTCTATTGTCATTTACAGTCCGATGTTTTGGTTTGCTTATAGTGTTCCTGGTTTTCAGTTTATCACCCGCAAAGTCGAGTCAGGAATCGAAAAACAAACAATAGCAGGAATTGATTGGCAATTTAATGCCTGGGGAGGTATGTTTTTACTAAATTGAACTATGCATGGTTGCTCTGCACTTTTTTCATACTGTTTATTTCAATTATGTTTTTTGTCGGATGATAGTTCTCTTCTTTTTTCACAAAATAACTTCCTGTTCATGCAAAGGTGCGAATTGTTAATCCATACTTAACAAAATAACTATTCTTAGTAGCAACCGGCAAGTGATTTCCAAAGGTAGTTGTGAGGTGTGGGTCTGGTTAATTTGCTCTAGGAAAGCATGCATAGAATTACTCTGTTTTTAGAATAAGAATTTCTTAACTTCACAAGTTGATGAATGAGCCCAATGTCAGTTACCTTCTTCTCATGAAAGTGAGTGTTTTTCCTACTTCTGCCCTACAGGAATCTATGACGATTGGAGTCTTGACAGCGATATTGCCAAGAAAGTAAGCAACTGAACCCTGCTGCAGAACAAATTGATGTTTGTGATAGGCTATTTTCCGTACTGATAGCTCACTTCACTCTTTCATCCATGCATTTCAGATAGTCGAGATTGAGAGGATCCCTAGGTTTTTGCACAAAATGGTTCTTGAGGGTGGAAGCATTCATGTGGATGGAGAAGGTCATATATTTATCGACAGCAGATAGTTTCTGAATTTCTGTTACTGTTGTCTTGCTAACAAACGGTTGTATTCCAACAGGTACGTGCATCACAACGGAAGAATGCTTGCTGAATCCTAACAGAAACCCCAACATGACCAAACTAGAGATAGAGAATGAGCTGAAGGATTTCCTTGGGGTCACAAAAGTCATCTGGATACCTCGCGGGCTTTACGGTAAACAAGAAAAGTCCTTCAACTCTTAAAGATGTCAACTCCAAAAATTTCTGTTTCCCGCATCTAGACATTTGCCTCACTGAGAAACAAGCTTTCGACCATCTCCCAGGTGATGAGGACACAAATGGCCACGTTGACAACCTGTGCTGCTTCATCAAACCGGGCATGATCCTCTTGTCGTGGACGGACGACGAGAAGGACCCCCAGTACGAGCGGTCGGTCGAGGCGCTGTCGGTTCTCACCCAATCGGTGGACGCGAAAGGACGGCAGCTGGAGGTGGTGAAGATCCACGTCCCGGGGCCTCTGTACATGACAGAGGAAGAGGCGGACGGCGTTCTTTCAACGGTCAGTATCACAGCTCTAAACACGCACCCTGTTCCTGTAAGCAACGCTGATGCCAGCCGTCGCTAACAACTGAGAATCCTCTGGGCGGGGTGGGGTTTGGTTTCAGGGGCACGCCGTGGCGAGGGAGCCCGGCACGAGGCTGGCCGCCTCGTACGTGAACTTCTACGTCGCCAACGGCGGGGTCGTGGCGCCTGCTTTCGGCGACGACAAGTGGGACAAGGAGGCGTACGCGGTCCTACAGAAGGCGTTCCCTGACCACGAGGTAAGCCGTAAACCTACACTGCGCGTTCCGCCTCCAGACGCAACGCAAGGCGCTTCTGTGCCCTGTGGTGGTGTGGGCGGAGCACCGCAGTTTCGCTCGAATTTGAGCTCGGATGACGCGATGAGGCCCGTCATCTTTTGTTGGCTCGCAGGTGGTGATGGTCGAGGGCGGGCGGGAGATCGTGCTGGGGGGCGGCAACGTCCACTGCATCACGCAGCAGCAGCCCGTGCGCCCGTCCTAGGCGACGCGTGCAATGGCTGGCGACGAAGGACATGCTCTGCTAGTACTGTAGTGTTTAGTACTGATCTCGGGTCGTTGTCGAGCTCGCCAATTCGTGCGAGGAATAAGACCCGCCGCCTGCAGCTGGTTGACAAAAAGAAAATGTGAGTGTTCAGGCGCCACGCAGGCGGCACCTTGGAGAAATTGGCACTGAAATTTGTGATGCCGACCGGACCGGCCGGCCGGTTGATGAGTGATGATTCTCACTGATACCCGTCCGGTGACATGAACGGGACGCGCATCGTAGTCGCACAGGTCGTGAtttcttctccttttttttcGTACTGGCGCGTCGGTTGGCGACGGGAGAAGAATGCCTGGAAAATCACAGCTGCTGCGGCGACTCCCAGCTGCTCTGGGCTCTGTTGCACCGGGCGCTTGGGTTGGGCTTGAGATGCGTGCCGTGACAGGACGAGTCAAAAAGCCTAAGCTTACCTCTCGCTTGTCGCGAGCAGCAGAGGTCTCGTACTTTCAACGGGTCATGGCTGGGCTGCAGTTGGAGTTGGTGCTATTGCACGTCACTTGCCAACTTCCACACGAGTCCTCGTCCCCAAAAGACGAAGAAACAAACGGGCAGACATGAAGACGGAGGAGCCGTCGTACCAAGCACGCCGCCTGCCTACGACGAGCGCGCCGTGCATTCGGAAATTGGAACTCATGGCCACCTTGGGTCTCCCAACCATCGATTTCAGATGTTGAATCCATAAGCCGATCCCCAAGGTCTCATGATCTCATCTGCTGCCCTCAGGAGCTGGTTACTTCCGTGCCCAGCCTTTCCATAGCAACGTGGCATCAGCAGGCTGGCTAGAGGAAATAAACCGCGTGCACCTTGCCCAGGATTCATGATGCAATGCAACTGATGTCACGGCACAGGATCAAGTCAAATAATGCACGACAGGCCAATAAGGCGCCCAAACTTCTACGGCAGGGAAACTAACTGGTAACCAATGAGACTGAATGCCCAAAGTAGCGTCATACCAAAATTTCTGCATTTACAAGGTGGTACAGGCCTACAGGGTTCGCCTACCATCTATGAAGCGACCACAGCCAACGATCTCCGACTCGGTCTACTTGGGGCTGGTGACTAGCGTTTCGGGCACTTGTGAAAACAAATGGTTGCCATGACTACATTTGGTTAACAAACAACACATTGCCCAATGTGCGATATGAACAGTGGATTGCTCAGTTCTTGGTTAGTGGCTCTAGGAACCTGTACCAACCATCTTCAGATCACCCTGCAACAATACGATTGCTGTCATTGAAAGAACATGTAGAGCAGGTAATCAAACTACATACAGGCAAGATCATTACAGATCTACTGAAAGAACCATGCTTCAGAATTCAGAGCTACTGCTTACCGTTGAACTGATGGGTGTGGTAACAGGTTCATTGAGTGTTACTATATGGGAAAATTAAAGCTGTTCTTTACGGGTACGTTAAAAATAAGCATTTTAGACTAGGTACACAACTGAGTTATCTGGTATCTGTAAGCACTTCTCACCTTGGTAACAGCTGGGAGACATATATATGCTGGAACTCTGGAAGTGTGATTCAATTTTGGAAAATGGCATACACCCCCACCCCCAACCATGTCTTCACTCGCATTATCTTGTGATTGAAAGCCCTTCCAGCTCACTTCTATCCCAGCAGTTCAACTGCAATGATTTGGTCTTCAGTTGCTCGAAAGCAGATCTTAACTTCTGTTTTTCCTCATATGTCACATTAGGCCCACTAGAATCCTGAACCAAGAATTGTCATAGAGTGAAACAATTAGATAAACTCTGAACAGTATTTTGCCCCAAACTCCCACAACTACATTTGGGCAAGATAAATCAATTAACCGATTTAGTTTAGCAAGGAGTTTTTCTTTTTAAGCTAGGAAGCATGTGATCAATTGGCAATTTTGGCATATCAACAAGCAAAATGATTTCTGTTTTCTCAGATATCCTCAAAAGTAACAAGAAGTTGAAAAGTGATTCGACCACTATGAAATTTGAAAACCATCAAACGATATGACAATTAAACAAAACAGCTTCTGTTGTTGCTAACTATCACTTACCAGCTGATGCCTTATATAATCCAGGATGCCTTTAATAACTGATTTGCTAAAAGAAAGATTCCTATGGAGTTTCCGGTCATTGCATAAGAAGATGAGTATGGTTGTGACAACACAAACTCGACATGATAGCTCTCCTGGGTAGTTCAAGTTGGAGAGAGATGAAAGCAGATGATCATCTCCTGTTATAAAAGACTTGAGCATCTCCAATGTGCTGCAAAGAACCTTGTCATTCTTGTCAAACATGATGGTGCAGGGCTTGATAAAGTACTGAAATAATCTTGTCTTATCAGGTTGAAAACCAACTTCAATGGTTTTAGACAGATCCTGCAGATAAAACATAACAGGGGTTGAGGTAAATTCCTACTCAAAACCAAACATGTACAGTAGAAAACAATCGGAAACATCTACAACCAGTTCCATGAAATAAATCAGTGGTGTTTTGTGTTCAATGCGCTGTATCCTGGGACTTGCTAGGTAATGCACAAATTGGAAGTTATAACAGAATCTTTGTGATCTTTTCACTCTTATATGCACTATCTGTGAAACTGCGATCTATACTTGTGATGTGTCAACATAACCACCCTTTTGGGTTTTTGAATGAAATACTATGCCTCCCTGTCCTCCTGGACTTGGAGCAAAATAAGGGTAAAAATGCTCAAATCACCCAAGTATCTATCAGAGCTCTAAAATTTGGAAAATACACACCAAAGAAGCATCAACCAAGTAGCCAGCTATAAGCTTTATGGCATCTTCATTCATGAGCTTATTAGTTCCTGCATCAAGTGTAACAATAATTCTAAACAAGCCGTTCATGTTATGCATCGATGGTTTTTGAGCCTGCAGTAAGCAAATGACATGTGAGTTCAATGGTTGTGGTGATAAAACATGGAACGGAACCACTGTTTAGAAAACTCACAATGGCATTAGATAAGCTATTCCACATCAGTTCGAGGACCAGCGAGCCATCACCCATTTCAGATAGGGAAGTTAAGATTAGATGATTCAACGACTTGAAAGTGTCCCAATTTGAGACCTTACTAGGATTCCCTGGAGTAACTAAACCCCCTAGTTCAACAAAGTAAAATACAGCTGTCAGTTGAAGGAAAATAAATAGGTTCAGGTAAGGTAATCAATCAATTAAGAACGAAGTTTGAATGGTTGCTAGCAGAAAGCATAAAAACAGTAAGTGGAAAAGGATGTTCAAGTAATCACCAGGATGAACTCTGAATCTTGCCATTAGTAGCAACAAGAAACTGAGTTGCTCTGTTATCTGTAAACTACCAGCCTTGTACGTTGACTGTAGGACCTCAACGACCCTGAACAGTATGAGGGGTTCCAGTGCATCACCTGAATTTCATAAGTTATAGACTAGCCAGAATTTTCAACAAGAAAATTAAATTTAGTGGTCtattccctccgttccaaatgaTAAGTCATTTTGGCTTTTTTAGATGCATAGCATTTGCTATGTACCTAAATATACGCTATGTCTAGATACATTgcaaaaactatgtatctagaaaagccaaaacgacttATAATTTGGAACGTAGTGGGTACAATCAAGCAGAGATTAAGCAAAACAGCTTACTTAAGCAACATGAGGCCAATGGCCTGATTATGTCAGGAAGCAGACTGGGAAAGTAATAAAGGCATGACGTGGCAAGTTCTTGGCAATCACGAGATAGGTTAACAAAAGGGCCAAGCTCCACAGCTCCTGATGATGCTGTCAGTAAAAGACATCAATTCAAAATTAAAAAAGGAATGATAAATAAAATTAGACTTTGATGATCGTTGAGTGGAAATTACATTCAACACCAAATAACTTTATGAAGGGGCGCAGGTTTTCACAGTCCATTGTGGGGAAGTATTGTCCAATTCTTAGAAGCAGCTCCAAAACAACCTAAAATAATCCACATGATCAGAAAGTAGAAAAGTGACAAGGTTTAACATGATCAACATGAGTATAGCAACTTTATATCATTACCAAGCATAATGATTCTTAGTGAATAACAAAAACCAATAGCAAACCTTTGTGACTGAGGGTGCTTTATCAATTGATTGCAGCAAAATTCGGGGTAACTCATGTATCCATGCGTCATAATAGCCCAACACACCTGAACCGTTTTCAGCAAACCATGTGCCTGTTTTCTCCTAAACATATATAAAGGGGAAGATATTATACATCATAACTCAGGATCCACACAATTTTTTTTTGTGACCAAGAAGTTTTAGGTGATTATTATCTTTTACATAGAATCAATTCTGGGAATGTATATGTCAGATTGATACCATGGACCACAATTACTTGCATGTCATCACCAATTTGGTGGTTTTGACTAGACGTCCATCAAGTACTACTTCTTACTGTTGTATGTATATAAAAATGAGTGGCATTTTAGACCTGGCATGGTTTCTAAGAGGCAACTTTGACTCTATCATGATGTATTAGCAAAAACCTATGAAAACATAGTGTGATGAAACATTTTTACGAAGAATATATTTTTACTACTTTCAGTCAGTCCATGAGTCAATCTATGATGATATTTTCTCATGTTGCCAACACTCTCACGGTGCAACTGGTCAACCGAACATGCCAGAGAAGCGATTTGCTGAGCCAGCCCGGGTTCAAGTCAAGGCTAAGCTTCTTAAGATGAAAATCAGGGGGACGTCTCTCCCCCTGGTTGAGTTAGTAGCCAAATTTTAGAAGTTTGAATGAATCTTGTTCAAAACACTATACATGTAATATAGAAGAATTAATACTTAAGCATGTACATGGAAAGCTTAGCATAATGTCAAATAAAGGCACCTACAGGAAGCAGCATTTCTCCAACTGCATCCAAATATGGCAAGATTAGCTTGCAATCCACCTTGCAACCTCTAAATGCATCTGTAAATGCCTGCACTTGAACAAAGTATTTTTATTTTGGTAATGTCATAACATAAAATGTTTTACAGACTAGAAAAGCAAATCAAACATACCTCCAATAAATATCCTTTTGAGTCATCTGGAGCATTGAATATCAGACCCGGTATGCAAGTTATAATGGGGCTCAAATACATTTCCATGAGATCCTTATTGCGAAGTGTCTTTGCCTGCTAAAACAAAAGGATCGTTAATTCCAAATCAATAATGCAAATCCCTAAGGTGGTCACAAAATGGTGAACATGGGCAGTTAAAACTGATAAGCAAGGAACAACCTTTGCGAATAGAGAAGATACAAAATGGCAAAATTCTTCAGCTGGAAACATTGTGCTATCTATCCATGCACTCAAGCACAGAAAGATTTCAGCAATCTTCAAATTGAAAATGAAAAATTTGTCGTCTCCCTGCCATGCGAAAGAAATTCACAATAAGTTATATGCAAAAGATATTCAACAACCAGAACTTTATCCTAAGGAATACACAACTACAAATTTTGAACAGGGCAAATCAATGGTATTTGAACCAGAAAGTTAACTCTGGGCCAACACATCATCAGCAACAAAGTCCAGCCAAATAGTTGCTGAATCATGAATTCATGATCCAAGTATCTTCATAGACATATTACTGTTACAACTAAAAAGTTTATAGACTTATACTACTGCAGCAAAAAATGCTCAAACATGAGAACGGATTCCATGAAAAATTGTGATGCATGTAGAGTTGCCATGCTCAAGCTCAACAAGCTATTTGAACCATAATTgggaatgaaattttataattCTTCAGCTCAGCTGGGCTGAGCTTGCTTAATCTTATCTTGATTAGGCTCAAGCATATGCAATTATACATGAATACAAGTGAATACAAACATAGTACTCCCACCATTTTTAAATATGTGACGTTTAGGACAAAAGGAGTGGTAAACACTAGCTAAGAGCCTCTagcatacatacatacatacatatattaGAGTTCCTTATTTCTATCAAAAGGTACTATGTCCGTAGATCAAAGTGATCACTCTACCAAAGTCAATGAAATCCTGGCATATTTCTTCTTCTTTGCGAGGAAAAATAAAACTAGCATGATTCTCTTTTGTTTGATCCAGAAGGTATTCAATAAAAAAACATGGTGGTAATATCAAGGGAATATTTTTTTTTACCTTTTCATGAAACAAACGCTTCACGCCCCATAAATTCTTTAGATGTATCAATAAGGAACTTCTCAACCAGTCAGGCCCAAACTGAGCCTTGGATATGGAAAAATTTAACTGAGGTTTCTTCACCACATGAATAAATATCCTACATATTATATCCAGACAATGGAGGGCTGATAACAATgcttcacttgatgatgcatcAATAGCTGACTTCGCACAGAGCTCTGAGGCTGAAACCTCTACAGAATTAATGAGAATTTGGACAAGGCTCTGAAGCTTCACTAATAAATTGGGCATTGCAAATGCTCCTGCAGTGCAGAAAAAGTATATAAGACAACAGTAACCTAGCTGAAATGAACAGGAGGACATGACAAAAATAACATCGTATCAGGAACAATGCGCATCAACAAATGATTCATAAAGGAAAAAGGACTGGGAATCTAGAACTGCAGCAGCTGTTTGCCTGTTTATATTATGATCCATAAGGGAGATATCTTTATAAATACTGTTCGTACTTCTTGGTATTCTGAATTAAAACCACCCCAATTTCAATAAAAAATCAATTAACTAACATGAATCCAGGTTACACACTTACCAATCCAATGATAAGAACAAAAACAGAAGTGCTATACTGATAGAGGTATCTGGTATTTTGCTACAGCCTAACTCTTGGCATTCTGTCCTTCaggaaggccagcaagttgGAAGTACCATAAAAAAACAAGAATAAATATAGAAAAAGGTGAGTTGTTTGTGTACTTAATTTCAAGCAACCTCTTATTAGTGATTATATTaataataaacattcaactcactCAATTAATATTTATGCCATTCCAAGGTGGTGTAACAACATAAGCTACATAGCAGATTATAAagcaaaagaaaaggagagagtgTAAAAGACTTAACTGCCTACTGAGTTATCTTCATCAGCGGTAAATTTCCAAAGTTCCCTTGCAGAGAGGTCATGAACCTGTAGGTGATAAACGCAGCTTTTAACAACAGAGTATAATTAAGGATGGGCTTTAACAAAGTTATGTCAGGAAGAAACTTCTTAAATAAACAACAGTTCCATGAGTTCATGGTACAAACCTGTCGATTTGATATATCATCATTTTCTATTGTTTTTGCAACCAAAGAAAGGCAATGTCCAAGCCCACTAAGGACACTGTTAAGTTTGTTCCTATCATGTAGGTTGATTCTATCATTGCTCAGTACCGCAACAAAGTTGTTGAACGCCTGTCAGAAAAAAATAACGCAAATAAAACTGGTAATTAATATGGCCAACACGCGTACAATACTAGCACGAGGGAGAAACATCCAATGATAAACATTCATTACTTGATGAAAGCTGGAATACAGAATTAGTTCTGATAGTTGACAGATGCAAATTTTAGAAACAAGTACCATCGATTAAAGAACACAATCATACAATATATCTCTTAACAAAATAATTTCTCCCAGAGCAATAGAGACGACTCGCATTTAATACCGTGACAGCAGCCCACTTACCTGTTCAGCATAACTAGAAAAGGAAGATGGGAAATTGAGAACCACAAGCTCCAAGAAACGGAAAGCCATTAACTGTATATCGATAGATAGATGGGTCATTCCATTCAGAATATTAGCCATCAGCAGAAACAGTGTACTCCGCGTAGATATAGCATTATCCTGCAATAAAAAAATAGTCCACATTTGATGCCAAGATCACAGAGCTAGAAAATTGAACCAATCAGAGCTAGAAGCACTTCAATGGTTATTGGAATAGCAAAAAGAGTAGACAATTCAAGACTGGTGCTTGGAATGGCAGTAAAGAAAGAGATAGATTATGATGTATTTACAAATGCAATAGATAAGCAGGCATTAGACTGTGGTTACAGAGCATGATATCATGAGAGTAAGATTAATCATCACCAGAGCATTTATGTAAACTGAAATTTAAAGATGCATGCAACGGGAAACAACAATAGCAATTTCAATTAAATTTTTTGTTGGTAATCCAGCAATTTGGTAAAAGAGGGAGAAATACCTCTTTCAAAGATGGGAAGATCAGAGACTGCAGTATATTGTATAATGATTCACGGACCACCTTGTCGGTATCGCATATCCTTTCCTGCAGCTTCTCAATTATAGCAACCTTGTGCAGTTTAAGCTCTGTTGGGTGCTTGACAACAATGTCCTTGATTCCATTCAGGGCAGCTTCAGCATAAAGACGGCAGCATATATACAGTCAGCTACTACGAAATCATCGAGACTGCATGCTAGTTTATCTGATGGGTCACCGTGCAGACTAGAGGAAGCTCACCTCGCCGCACATTGGCATTGTAGTGGGCCGTCTGCTGCAGAAGCTCCCGAAGCGTGAGCCCACGCTTGTTCACCGCCATGCCCGCCCTCTCCGAGGCCATGCTCTGCTCCGGCAGCACGATCGCTGGACGCGCACACAACACAAATTCACGACCCAAACTCTAAATTGAGCACCGTGAAACCTCAAATTGCAAGAAAATGAAGGGAAAAAAAGGGGGTTGCCTCCGCTGGCCTTACTTTTGGACTTGATCTCCGTGTTGGTGGCATTCTTCGGCGGCGGCAGCTTGCGCCCGACCTTGTGCTTGTACTTCTGCAACCACCGGAAAGGGCTCGACGCAGTGAGCTAGGGTCAGGGCTCTGAGGGAGCCGAGAATCGGCGGGATGGGGTTACCTTGAAGTCGACGCCGCCGCGCTGCTTCTGCTTGGGCTTCGGCTTCTTcgacgaggaggaagaggccGCCGCGCCTCCCTTCGGTCTCCCCATGGCGCTGGCGCGAGAGCAAGCAGGGCGTAGCTACCAAACTCTTGGAGGCGTGAGGAATCGGGACTTTGGGATGGCGGCGGCTGTCGGAGGGGTTTCTGCGTTGCTCTCGCGCGCCACCGGCGGCGCAGTGAGGGAAAGAGCAAATCAGGGCTTGCTCTACGGGCCGAGCGAGCCTATTGCAGCTGGGCTCTATCCTTTGTGGGCCGGCTTATGTAAAATATGTCGCCTAGCTGGGATAGGAGATATGGCAGCCCACGCATCGAGTGGCTGCCGGTAGCATAAAGCAGAGAAATATGGGCTTCTCAAGTtctaataaaaaaataaaaaagggcCAATAACGTATGAATTTGCCACTGCCATCTCCAAAGATTAAAAGCGTCAGCTGCTCAGGTAAAATTTCTTCTGGTGGAACCAGGTTCGAGTATAGACTTGGCATGATTGTTCctatttttctagatttattttaagattTAACCGGCGCTACTCTTTCAATGGTAGACGACGTACTCATCGATAGCGAGACGTCTGTTTTGACTTTATCAATCTCGAGGATGTGCCAGCTCAGTCTCTCGAAGGTGTTTACAGGGGTAGGTTGCGTGCATGTTTGTTAGCGTTTGCGTGTGTATTGTGTTTCTAAAAAAATCTCCAAAGATTAGAAACTTAAGAGTTTTtataaaaagaaaaagaaaaactgTATTTTTCATCTCTCAACTATTGCGAAAGTGTGACATTGATCTCTTGTGTTTCATTGGGTGCAAATCAACCATTTAACTAACTAAACCGATGTATTTCATCCCTAACTTAGTTTAAAAATAGTTTAGTATCATATAATTTGGTTTAGATCATGTAATTATCTTGCTAATTATTTCTTAGCCACATCTAATATTGAGTCCATCGCTATAATAGTTTGGTGTGAATCAGTCCCGTTATTTTTTCCGATAAAATTTTATAAGACACCCAATTTAGAGGATTTACTGATTTTTTTTAGCTTTATATCTTGAACTCAGCATATTACATTGCTAAACAGGGATTAGTCAGATAATTGTGTGGCATAAACATGCATTAGATGGCACTAAACCATTGCTACTATGGTGGGGATGATAAATGCATCTGCTTAGTTAAGAGGTTGATTTGCTCCAAATGAAACATGAGGGATCAATGTCACACTTTTGTAATACTTGAGGGATGAAAAATACATTTTTTCCTTAAAAAAAGAGAGATATAATCACTGGA
The sequence above is drawn from the Panicum hallii strain FIL2 chromosome 7, PHallii_v3.1, whole genome shotgun sequence genome and encodes:
- the LOC112899733 gene encoding agmatine deiminase, with the protein product MMAKILEGRPAKMGFRMPAEWEPHEQCWMGWPERPDNWRENAGPAQKTFARAAIAISKFEPVTICASAKQYPNVHKLMEHQTNIRVVEMSMNDSWFRDMGPTFITRKVESGIEKQTIAGIDWQFNAWGGIYDDWSLDSDIAKKIVEIERIPRFLHKMVLEGGSIHVDGEGTCITTEECLLNPNRNPNMTKLEIENELKDFLGVTKVIWIPRGLYGDEDTNGHVDNLCCFIKPGMILLSWTDDEKDPQYERSVEALSVLTQSVDAKGRQLEVVKIHVPGPLYMTEEEADGVLSTGHAVAREPGTRLAASYVNFYVANGGVVAPAFGDDKWDKEAYAVLQKAFPDHEVVMVEGGREIVLGGGNVHCITQQQPVRPS
- the LOC112899732 gene encoding uncharacterized protein LOC112899732 isoform X2: MGRPKGGAAASSSSSKKPKPKQKQRGGVDFKKYKHKVGRKLPPPKNATNTEIKSKTIVLPEQSMASERAGMAVNKRGLTLRELLQQTAHYNANVRRAALNGIKDIVVKHPTELKLHKVAIIEKLQERICDTDKVVRESLYNILQSLIFPSLKEDNAISTRSTLFLLMANILNGMTHLSIDIQLMAFRFLELVVLNFPSSFSSYAEQAFNNFVAVLSNDRINLHDRNKLNSVLSGLGHCLSLVAKTIENDDISNRQVHDLSARELWKFTADEDNSVGRAFAMPNLLVKLQSLVQILINSVEVSASELCAKSAIDASSSEALLSALHCLDIICRIFIHVVKKPQLNFSISKAQFGPDWLRSSLLIHLKNLWGVKRLFHEKGDDKFFIFNLKIAEIFLCLSAWIDSTMFPAEEFCHFVSSLFAKAKTLRNKDLMEMYLSPIITCIPGLIFNAPDDSKGYLLEAFTDAFRGCKVDCKLILPYLDAVGEMLLPEKTGTWFAENGSGVLGYYDAWIHELPRILLQSIDKAPSVTKVVLELLLRIGQYFPTMDCENLRPFIKLFGVESSSGAVELGPFVNLSRDCQELATSCLYYFPSLLPDIIRPLASCCLSDALEPLILFRVVEVLQSTYKAGSLQITEQLSFLLLLMARFRVHPGGLVTPGNPSKVSNWDTFKSLNHLILTSLSEMGDGSLVLELMWNSLSNAIAQKPSMHNMNGLFRIIVTLDAGTNKLMNEDAIKLIAGYLVDASLDLSKTIEVGFQPDKTRLFQYFIKPCTIMFDKNDKVLCSTLEMLKSFITGDDHLLSSLSNLNYPGELSCRVCVVTTILIFLCNDRKLHRNLSFSKSVIKGILDYIRHQLDSSGPNVTYEEKQKLRSAFEQLKTKSLQLNCWDRSELEGLSITR
- the LOC112899732 gene encoding uncharacterized protein LOC112899732 isoform X1; the protein is MGRPKGGAAASSSSSKKPKPKQKQRGGVDFKKYKHKVGRKLPPPKNATNTEIKSKTIVLPEQSMASERAGMAVNKRGLTLRELLQQTAHYNANVRRAALNGIKDIVVKHPTELKLHKVAIIEKLQERICDTDKVVRESLYNILQSLIFPSLKEDNAISTRSTLFLLMANILNGMTHLSIDIQLMAFRFLELVVLNFPSSFSSYAEQAFNNFVAVLSNDRINLHDRNKLNSVLSGLGHCLSLVAKTIENDDISNRQVHDLSARELWKFTADEDNSVGRAFAMPNLLVKLQSLVQILINSVEVSASELCAKSAIDASSSEALLSALHCLDIICRIFIHVVKKPQLNFSISKAQFGPDWLRSSLLIHLKNLWGVKRLFHEKGDDKFFIFNLKIAEIFLCLSAWIDSTMFPAEEFCHFVSSLFAKQAKTLRNKDLMEMYLSPIITCIPGLIFNAPDDSKGYLLEAFTDAFRGCKVDCKLILPYLDAVGEMLLPEKTGTWFAENGSGVLGYYDAWIHELPRILLQSIDKAPSVTKVVLELLLRIGQYFPTMDCENLRPFIKLFGVESSSGAVELGPFVNLSRDCQELATSCLYYFPSLLPDIIRPLASCCLSDALEPLILFRVVEVLQSTYKAGSLQITEQLSFLLLLMARFRVHPGGLVTPGNPSKVSNWDTFKSLNHLILTSLSEMGDGSLVLELMWNSLSNAIAQKPSMHNMNGLFRIIVTLDAGTNKLMNEDAIKLIAGYLVDASLDLSKTIEVGFQPDKTRLFQYFIKPCTIMFDKNDKVLCSTLEMLKSFITGDDHLLSSLSNLNYPGELSCRVCVVTTILIFLCNDRKLHRNLSFSKSVIKGILDYIRHQLDSSGPNVTYEEKQKLRSAFEQLKTKSLQLNCWDRSELEGLSITR